In Heptranchias perlo isolate sHepPer1 chromosome 7, sHepPer1.hap1, whole genome shotgun sequence, a genomic segment contains:
- the LOC137324039 gene encoding gamma-crystallin M2-like, translated as MNKYKTMINLKKVSKNFQKLPENLAEGCQQVSRTDIKLTEVLKSKVHALISCIVFFIFYIGKLPQLVKLLIYNLTLSQITFYEDRNFQGRHYECSTDCADLSSYFSRCNSIRVESDWWVLYEKPNYMGYQYVLSRGEYPDHQRWMGFNDSIRSCRTYPHYRGGNYRMRIYERPDFGGQMMEFTDDCPSVYDCFRYRDIHSCHVMDGYWTFYEQPNYRGRQYFMRPGEYRRFSDWGSSCATIGSFRRMRDF; from the exons ATGAACAAATATAAAACTATGATTAATTTAAAGAAGGTTTCTAAGAATTTTCAGAAGCTTCCAGAAAATCTAGCAGAAGGTTGTCAGCAAGTTTCTCGAACGGACATAAAATTAACAGAAGTTCTAAAGA GTAAGGTTCACGCTTTAATTTCATGCATCGTATTTTTCATTTTTTACATTGGGAAATTACCTCAACTTGTTAAATTATTGATTTATAATTTGACTTTATCTCAGATCACTTTTTACGAGGACAGGAACTTCCAGGGTCGGCACTACGAGTGCAGTACTGACTGTGCTGACCTGTCCTCTTACTTCAGTCGCTGCAACTCCATCCGTGTTGAGAGTGACTGGTGGGTGCTGTATGAGAAACCCAATTACATGGGATACCAGTATGTTCTGAGCAGAGGAGAATATCCTGACCACCAGCGCTGGATGGGATTCAATGACAGCATCAGGTCATGTCGCACATATCCACAC TACCGAGGTGGAAACTACAGAATGAGGATTTACGAGCGGCCTGACTTTGGAGGACAGATGATGGAATTCACAGATGACTGTCCATCTGTCTACGATTGTTTCCGCTACCGTGACATTCACTCCTGCCATGTGATGGACGGTTACTGGACCTTCTATGAACAACCCAACTACAGAGGCCGACAGTACTTCATGAGACCCGGTGAATACAGGAGATTCAGTGACTGGGGCAGCTCTTGTGCAACTATCGGATCTTTCAGGCGGATGAGGGATTTCTAG